From Scleropages formosus chromosome 1, fSclFor1.1, whole genome shotgun sequence, a single genomic window includes:
- the LOC108930203 gene encoding CREB-binding protein-like isoform X4, protein MAENVLEVGPSNPKRPKLSPPAADGPADLGSLFDLENDLPDELIPNGGDVGLMTTSSSNGGAGAGSTAGGGASVGSGAMVPDAAAKHKQLSELLRPGSGSNLSVNPQLGSLSKGLPTPAGSTSLPPQAQKQGAVGAGPGAAALGLGAAFGQPHGLLGQNAQPQPGQVVNGTLGAVGRGRAAPGMQYQGQAMQGAAGGGGAAGGGATGTTGAGSVLAETLAQGATQMGAHPTMNAPPAGNMSKMGLSGNGGAFGQPYGQAQGPGQQLGGTGVNAQLQNKAPLPNSLPPFPADLKGAAIPGSPNLSQMQQPQQQQPTPQQQVPPVGMGPGQAVPAGPTADPEKRKLIQQQLVLLLHAHKCQRREQANGEVRPCALPHCRTMKNVLNHMTHCQAGKSCQVAHCASSRQIISHWKNCTRHDCPVCLPLKNASDKRSQQPALLSSPSASLQSTMGTVGAGQQNAPTINSTAPIDPSSMQRAYAALGLPYGNQASTQTQQQQQVHGQQTAPTQQLRPISALGANQMNVAPGGLAVPTSEQTGLHSDTSLQSSLANASQMLSDGPALTTAAPLSTTGVHKAWHEHVTQDLRNHLVHKLVQAIFPTPDPAALKDRRMENLVAYARKVEGDMYESANSRDEYYHFLAEKIYKIQKELEEKRRSRLQKQIGGQAPMGGPGGQQPGLGQQPGLGQQPGLGQPNALGSAPAGRQPNGPVLMSSVPNQMMTHMPVSQGMTQYSPMAVQNVPMSQAAMGTRSASPMSHPVQMNMSSVPAMGMSPSRMPQTQGMMGAHGNNMVGQTAGQAQFMSQSQFPPPGGAMSAGLGQPGAQTGVAQQQQPQPSANLPMNTLGPLAPQLPCTPPNQPPLHATPPPAGTPNLQQLQHPAGPQTQPSSRSSTPGPVPPQGTPPAPTQPHTPEPSQPEPIAQMQQPSSAQPPQPPTTPLSQTAASVDNRVPTPASVVASYQHGHPDRPAHEPKLELRDDEQDYELGKLKTEPKMETEEDSGSLSVKKEEPESSELKQEPMEVEEKKLEMKAEPREEEGGANGVSTTTSPSQSRRKIFKPEELRQALMPTLESLYRQDPESLPFRQPVDPLRLGIPDYFDIVKNPIDLSTIKRKLDTGQYQEPWQYVDDVWLMFNNAWLYNRKTSRVYKYCSKLAEVFELEIDPVMQSLGYCCGRKYEFSPQTLCCYGKQLCTIPRDGTYYSYQNRYHFCEKCFNEIQGDSVTLGDDPAQPQTMISKDQFERKKNDMLDPEPFVECKDCGRKMHQICVLHYEVIWPAGFVCDDCLKKTSRTRKENKFSAKRLQTTKLGTYIEDRVNKYLKRQNHPEAGEVFVRVVASSDKTVEVKSGMKSRFVDTGEMAESFPYRTKALFAFEEIDGVDVCFFGMHVQEYGSECPHPNTRRVYISYLDSIHFFRPRILRTAVYHEILIGYLEYVKKLGYVTGHIWACPPSEGDDYIFHCHPVDQKIPKPKRLQEWYRKMLDKAFAERIIHDYKDIFKQATEDRLTSAKELPYFEGDFWPNVLEESIKELEQEEEERKKEENTAACETPEGTPGDSKNAKKKNNKKTNKNKSSVSRANKKKPGMPNVANDLSQKLYATMEKHKEVFFVIHLHAGPMVNTLPPIMDPDPLLTCDLMDGRDAFLTLARDKHWEFSSLRRCKWSTMCMLVELHHQGQDRFVYTCNECKHHVETRWHCTVCEDFDLCINCYNTKGHEHHMVKWGLGLDDDSSSQSSEASKSPQESRRLSIQRCIQSLVHACQCRNANCSLPSCQKMKRVVQHTKGCKRKTNGGCPVCKQLIALCCYHAKHCQENKCPVPFCLNIKQKLRQQQLQHRLQQAQMMRRRMATMQGRGVPPSLPSPPTSAAAPGTPTSHQQPNTPQTPQPLASSQSPTPNAGVLSPSYPATPRTGQPPAPASQGKPQGPHASPLHQQQQSPLPQPTQPSPLQQQLPPPPPQQQQPPLAAVKMARHIERVAQAQQHQQHPGYRINMNGLHQQRMPGPVPGNMPIAGPRAQQVMQGVPPGQWSGGPQGPIQTQVPPQQQQQQQQQAPPQQPQGPQPAMPMQRPLMPQQQPRLPGAVQPPQGPPQQSPQRAATITAGALQDLLRTLKSPSSPQQQQQVLRILKSNPQLMAAFIKQRTAKYQASQPVPQQQQGAPQVPPQGMQGVMPPMQGGPVQRPGIPPQAPQQGAPQPMGVLASQAPKGPLMNPGHPNPQLQEMYRRQLLRQQQQQLQQGAMAQAQAHGQFPQNQASATSYSQLRMQQQQQQQLAMQGGGAPLGQIPPMGQMGQAGLGLDGTQNLLHQQRMLQQQQQQQLPQQQAVLKPPMGSPAPPSAMSPQPHMLPGQPMAPSLPGQVRSPAPVPSQQPPPHSSPSPRIQSQPSPQHVATHTGSPHPGLAPPMPGPMEQGHLGTPEQSAMLSQLNTPSRGGLPGDLAMGGDPSGDTLEKFVERL, encoded by the exons ATGGCGGAGAACGTGCTGGAGGTGGGGCCCTCGAACCCGAAGCGGCCGAAGCTGAGCCCCCCCGCCGCGGACGGTCCag CAGACCTGGGATCGCTCTTCGACCTGGAGAACGACCTGCCGGACGAGCTGATCCCCAACGGCGGTGACGTGGGCCTCATGACCACGTCTTCTTCCAACGGCGGGGCCGGCGCCGGGTCCACGGCTGGGGGCGGGGCCTCCGTGGGCTCCGGCGCTATGGTGCCCGATGCCGCTGCCAAGCACAAGCAGCTGTCAGAGCTACTGAGGCCAGGCAGCGGGTCCAACCTGTCCGTCAACCCCCAGCTGGGCTCCCTGTCTAAGGGGCTCCCGACTCCCGCCGGCTCAACCTCCTTGCCCCCGCAGGCTCAGAAGCAGGGTGCCGTGGGGGCGGGGCCGGGCGCGGCGGCCCTCGGCCTCGGCGCGGCCTTCGGGCAGCCCCACGGACTCCTGGGCCAGAACGCCCAGCCGCAGCCCGGCCAGGTGGTGAACGGGACGCTGGGAGCGGTGGGGCGTGGCCGCGCAGCCCCTGGGATGCAGTACCAGGGGCAGGCCATGCAGGGggcggcaggaggaggaggagcagctggagggggTGCTACGGGCACCACAGGAGCAGGCAGTGTACTGGCAGAGACCCTGGCCCAGGGAGCCACGCAGATGGGGGCGCACCCCACCATGAACGCCCCGCCGGCCGGGAACATGAGCAAG ATGGGACTGTCGGGGAACGGCGGCGCGTTCGGCCAACCTTACGGACAGGCCCAAGGCCCGGGGCAGCAGCTAGGGGGCACCGGTGTGAACGCCCAGCTCCAGAACAAGGCGCCGCTGCCCAACAGCCTGCCCCCCTTCCCCGCCGACCTGAAAGGTGCCGCCATCCCCGGCTCGCCGAACCTG TCCCAGAtgcagcagccgcagcagcagcaaccgACACCTCAGCAGCAGGTGCCCCCCGTTGGCATGGGCCCCGGCCAGGCTGTGCCGGCGGGCCCCACGGCCGACCCGGAGAAGCGCAAGCTGatccagcagcagctggtccTGCTGCTGCACGCCCACAAGTGCCAGCGGCGCGAGCAGGCCAACGGCGAGGTGCGACCCTGCGCGCTTCCCCACTGCCGCACCATGAAGAACGTCCTCAACCACATGACCCACTGCCAGGCCGGCAAGTCCTGCCAGG TGGCCCACTGCGCGTCCTCCCGCCAGATCATCTCGCACTGGAAGAACTGCACTCGGCACGACTGCCCCGTATGCCTGCCCCTCAAGAACGCCAGTGACAAAAGGAGCCAGCAGC CAGCCCTGCTGAGCTCCCCCAGCGCCAGCCTGCAGAGCACCATGGGCACGGTAGGCGCCGGCCAGCAGAACGCACCAACCATCAACAGCACCGCGCCCATCGACCCCAGTTCCATGCAGAGGGCGTACGCGGCGCTGGGCCTCCCCTACGGCAACCAGGCATCCACGCAGacgcaacagcagcagcaggtccacGGGCAGCAGACGGCGCCAACGCAGCAGCTGCGACCCATCAGCGCACTCG GCGCTAACCAGATGAACGTGGCCCCCGGGGGACTCGCCGTACCCACGTCGGAACAGACGGGCCTGCACTCGGACACATCCCTGCAGTCCTCGCTCGCTAACGCCAG CCAGATGCTGTCTGACGGACCTGCTCTGACCACAGCTGCGCCGCTGTCCACGACGGGTGTGCACAAGGCCTGGCACGAACACGTCACCCAGGACCTGCGTAACCACCTGGTGCACAAGCT GGTCCAAGCCATATTCCCCACCCCGGACCCGGCGGCACTTAAGGATCGGCGCATGGAGAACCTGGTGGCGTACGCCCGCAAGGTGGAAGGGGACATGTACGAATCGGCCAACAGCAGG GACGAGTACTACCACTTCCTGGCCGAGAAGATCTATAAGAtccagaaggagctggaggagaagcggCGCTCGCGACTCCAGAAGCAGATCGGCGGCCAGGCGCCTATGGGGGGTCCCGGTGGGCAGCAGCCAGGTCTCGGGCAGCAGCCAGGTCTCGGGCAGCAGCCAGGTCTCGGACAGCCCAACGCCCTGGGGTCGGCGCCGGCCGGCCGGCAGCCCA aTGGACCTGTGCTCATGTCCAGTGTGCCAAACCAGATGATGACCCACATGCCGGTCTCCCAAG GAATGACTCAGTACAGCCCCATGGCCGTGCAGAACGTGCCCATGTCCCAGGCAGCCATGGGGACACGTTCCGCTTCTCCCATGAGTCACCCGGTGCAGATGAACATGAGCTCCGTCCCAGCG ATGGGCATGTCCCCTTCCAGGATGCCCCAAACACAAGGCATGATGGGGGCGCATGGCAACAACATGGTGGGGCAGACGGCCGGTCAGGCGCAATTCATGTCGCAGTCCCAGTTCCCACCACCCGGCGGCGCAATGAGTGCAGGCCTGGGCCAGCCTGGTGCCCAGACTGGGGTTGCACAG cagcagcagccacaaCCAAGCGCCAACCTCCCCATGAACACCCTTGGCCCGCTTGCCCCCCAACTACCCTGTACCCCACCTAATCAGCCGCCACTGCACGCCACACCACCCCCCGCTGGCACCCCCAACCTGCAGCAGCTACAGCACCCTGCCGGTCCGCAGACCCAGCCTTCGAGCCGGTCCTCTACGCCCGGCCCCGTCCCTCCGCAGGGCACCCCACCGGCTCCTACCCAGCCGCACACACCCGAGCCGTCACAACCGGAACCCATAGCGCAAATGCAGCAGCCCTCGTCCGCGCAGCCGCCGCAGCCCCCCACCACTCCG CTTTCCCAGACGGCTGCCAGCGTCGACAACCGCGTGCCCACTCCTGCCTCCGTGGTGGCCTCATATCAGCATGGCCATCCTGATCGACCTGCCCATGAGCCCAAACTTGAGCTACGCGATGATGAGCAAGACTATGAGTTGGGAAAACTGAAAACGGAGCCCAAAATGGAG ACGGAGGAAGACTCCGGCTCGCTCTCCGTGAAGAAGGAAGAGCCGGAGAGTTCGGAGCTGAAGCAGGAGCCCATGGAGGTGGAAGAGAAAAAGCTGGAGATGAAGGCGGAgcccagagaggaggagggcGGAGCCAATGGGGTGTCGACGACCACGTCCCCCTCGCAGTCCCGCAGGAAAA TCTTCAAACCGGAGGAGCTGCGACAGGCTCTCATGCCCACACTCGAGTCCCTCTATCGGCAGGATCCCGAGTCGCTGCCCTTCCGCCAGCCCGTTGACCCCTTGCGGCTGGGCATACCG GACTACTTTGACATCGTGAAGAATCCTATAGACTTGTCCACCATCAAGCGCAAGTTGGACACGGGCCAGTACCAGGAGCCCTGGCAGTACGTGGACGACGTGTGGCTCATGTTCAACAACGCCTGGCTCTACAACCGCAAAACCTCCCGTGTCTACAAGTACTGCTCCAAGCTGGCGGAGGTGTTTGAGCTGGAGATCGACCCAGTCATGCAGAGCCTGGGCTACTGCTGtggcaggaag TACGAATTCTCACCCCAAACCCTATGCTGCTATGGGAAGCAGCTGTGCACTATTCCCCGAGACGGCACCTACTACAGCTACCAGAACAG GTACCACTTCTGTGAGAAGTGCTTCAACGAGATCCAGGGCGACAGCGTCACGCTGGGAGACGACCCCGCGCAGCCGCAGAC TATGATCTCCAAAGACCAgtttgagaggaagaaaaatgacATGCTAGACCCAGAACC GTTTGTTGAATGTAAAGATTGCGGGCGGAAGATGCACCAGATCTGCGTCCTACACTATGAAGTCATTTGGCCAGCAGG CTTCGTCTGCGATGACTGTTTGAAGAAGACCAGCAGAACGCGGAAGGAGAACAAGTTTTCTGCcaaaa GACTGCAGACTACCAAGCTGGGCACCTACATAGAGGATCGTGTCAACAAGTACCTGAAGAGGCAGAACCATCCGGAGGCCGGAGAGGTGTTCGTACGGGTGGTCGCCAGCTCCGACAAGACGGTGGAGGTCAAGTCTGGTATGAAGTCCAG GTTCGTGGACACAGGTGAGATGGCGGAGAGCTTCCCCTACAGAACCAAAGCACTTTTCGCATTTGAGGAGATCGACGGGGTCGACGTGTGCTTCTTCGGCATGCACGTGCAGGAGTACGGCTCCGAGTGCCCCCATCCAAACACCAG GCGGGTGTACATATCGTACCTCGACAGTATTCACTTCTTCAGGCCACGCATACTGCGCACTGCAGTCTACCACGAGATCCTCATTGGTTATCTGGAATACGTCAAGAAACTTGG GTACGTGACGGGCCACATCTGGGCCTGTCCACCCAGCGAAGGAGACGACTACATCTTCCACTGCCACCCGGTAGATCAGAAGATCCCAAAGCCCAAGAGGCTGCAGGAGTGGTACAGAAAGATGCTGGATAAGGCCTTTGCTGAGAGAATCATCCATGACTACAAG GACATCTTCAAGCAGGCGACGGAGGATCGGCTCACCAGTGCCAAGGAGTTGCCCTACTTCGAGGGGGACTTCTGGCCCAACGTGCTGGAGGAGAGCATTAaagagctggagcaggaggaggaggagcgcaaGAAGGAGGAGAACACAGCAGCCTGTGAAACCCCGGAG GGGACTCCAGGGGACAGCAAGAATGccaagaagaagaacaacaagaaGACCAACAAGAACAAGAGCAGCGTGAGCCGCGCCAACAAGAAGAAACCAGGCATGCCGAACGTGGCCAACGACTTGTCCCAGAAACTCTACGCCACCATGGAGAAGCACAAAGAG GTGTTCTTTGTTATCCACCTGCACGCGGGGCCGATGGTGAACACCTTGCCGCCCATCATGGACCCGGACCCGCTGCTGACGTGCGACTTGATGGACGGGCGAGACGCCTTCCTGACGCTGGCACGGGACAAGCACTGGGAGTTCTCGTCGCTGCGCCGCTGCAAGTGGAGCACCATGTGCATGTTGGTGGAGCTGCACCACCAAGGCCAAGACCGCTTCGTCTACACGTGTAATGAGTGCAAGCACCACGTGGAGACGCGCTGGCACTGCACCGTCTGCGAG GACTTTGACCTGTGCATCAACTGCTATAACACTAAGGGCCATGAGCACCACATGGTCAAGTGGGGTCTGGGCCTGGATGACGACAGCAGCAGCCAGAGCAGCGAGGCCTCCAAGAGCCCGCAGGAGAGCCGGCGCCTCAGCATCCAGCGCTGCATCCAGTCTCTGGTGCACGCCTGCCAGTGCCGCAACGCCAACTGCTCGCTGCCGTCCTGCCAGAAGATGAAGCGCGTGGTGCAGCACACCAAGGGCTGCAAGCGCAAGACCAACGGCGGCTGCCCCGTCTGCAAGCAGCTCATTGCGCTCTGCTGCTACCATGCCAAGCACTGCCAGGAGAACAAGTGCCCTGTGCCCTTCTGCCTCAACATCAAGCAGAAGCtacggcagcagcagctgcagcacaggCTGCAGCAGGCGCAGATGATGCGCCGGCGCATGGCCACCATGCAGGGCCGGGGCGTTCCCCCGAGCCTGCCGTCCCCGCCTACCTCAGCAGCCGCGCCTGGCACACCCACCTCGCACCAACAGCCTAACACTCCGCAAACTCCGCAGCCTCTGGCCTCCTCGCAGTCACCAACACCCAATGCTGGTGTCCTGTCGCCCTCCTATCCTGCAACGCCCCGCACTGGCCAGCCACCGGCTCCCGCCTCTCAGGGGAAGCCGCAGGGCCCCCATGCATCACCgctgcaccagcagcagcagtctcCCCTGCCCCAGCCGACACAGCCGTCGccgctgcagcagcagcttcctCCACCGCCGCCGCAGCAGCAACAGCCCCCTCTGGCGGCAGTGAAGATGGCCCGGCACATCGAGCGGGTGGCCCAGgcgcagcagcaccagcagcacccAGGCTACCGTATCAACATGAATGGCCTCCACCAACAGCGTATGCCAGGGCCCGTGCCAGGCAACATGCCGATAGCGGGACCCCGGGCGCAGCAAGTCATGCAGGGTGTTCCGCCCGGCCAGTGGTCTGGGGGGCCCCAGGGGCCCATTCAGACCCAGGTTCCCCcgcaacaacagcagcagcagcagcagcaggccccTCCTCAGCAACCTCAGGGCCCACAGCCAGCCATGCCAATGCAGCGGCCCCTGATGCCGCAGCAGCAACCCCGCTTGCCGGGTGCCGTTCAACCCCCCCAGGGACCCCCGCAGCAGTCGCCCCAGCGGGCGGCCACCATCACTGCCGGAGCCCTGCAGGACCTGCTCCGCACACTAAAGTCTCCGAGCtctccccagcagcagcagcaggtgctccGTATCCTCAAGTCAAACCCACAGCTTATGGCAGCTTTCATCAAGCAGAGGACAGCTAAGTATCAGGCCAGCCAGCCGgtcccacagcagcagcagggagcaccACAGGTGCCTCCGCAGGGCATGCAAGGGGTCATGCCTCCCATGCAAGGTGGGCCGGTGCAGCGGCCAGGGATCCCTCCCCAGGCCCCCCAGCAGGGAGCGCCACAGCCCATGGGAGTGCTGGCATCGCAGGCCCCCAAAGGGCCGCTTATGAACCCCGGTCACCCGAATCCTCAGCTCCAGGAGATGTACCGCCGGCAGCTGCtccgacagcagcagcagcagctgcagcagggagCCATGGCCCAGGCCCAGGCCCACGGGCAGTTTCCCCAGAACCAGGCCTCAGCAACAAGCTACTCTCAGCTTcgaatgcagcagcagcagcagcagcagctggccaTGCAGGGCGGTGGTGCACCCCTGGGCCAGATACCACCCATGGGGCAGATGGGTCAAGCTGGCCTGGGGCTGGACGGAACCCAGAACCTCCTGCACCAACAGCGCatgctccagcagcagcaacagcagcagctaccCCAGCAGCAGGCTGTGTTGAAGCCCCCGATGGGCTCCCCAGCCCCACCTAGCGCCATGAGCCCCCAGCCACACATGCTCCCTGGTCAGCCCATGGCCCCGTCGCTCCCCGGCCAGGTGCGCTCGCCGGCCCCCGTGCCGTCCCAGCAGCCCCCGCCACATTCCAGCCCGTCGCCTCGGATTCAGTCGCAGCCCTCCCCGCAACACGTGGCCACGCACACAGGCTCGCCGCACCCCGGCCTGGCCCCGCCCATGCCCGGCCCCATGGAGCAGGGGCATTTGGGAACGCCCGAGCAGAGCGCCATGCTGTCGCAGCTGAACACGCCGAGCCGCGGGGGGCTGCCGGGGGACCTGGCCATGGGGGGCGACCCCTCCGGCGACACGCTGGAGAAGTTTGTTGAGAGATTGTAG